A region of Pseudomonas leptonychotis DNA encodes the following proteins:
- a CDS encoding TonB-dependent receptor domain-containing protein: MSFVRNINRRHAISIGVLGGLLPFAALADNSVTLQDSIVTATQTAHSELSVPASASVITRAELDKMPVYDLADAIKRLPGVHINTSSAYGRKEIKIRGMDSDYTLLLVNGRRINSRDALTSNYANDFDLSSIPMAAVERIEVIRGPMSSLYGADALGGVVNIILRQPTNATEAGVAYSYEHPTEGDNGDVHQTSGYLSGALVENKLLGNLIVQSTDQSAWQTDQLSLTGTDAVEQRQGDNVLGSLSWLLDEQQSIDLDVSHREDDRKARWNNFGALVTNVQNMDRTTFGVTHNGNWDSFNSRVRYYYEDVELSDDSEIMTKLRGRVGKVEQNNHTVDGQVSTTLGSHLLTAGSELRRTTLTHNQNLGSETEVDQQAVYLQDEFSLGALDVTLGGRWDDHEVYGGKFSPRLYGIYNLTDNWVLKGGAGKAFKAPDITQSDDTYSVLACRGMCQIVGNPDLKPETSVSYELGTLYQNERLQAGIMFFNNDIEDMIVSDSWRAGYRPKVMTYTNVSEARIQGYELQGRYAFTDTLAVHANYTYSDAEDRDTGEQLNYSPQHVANAGIDWQALPALGFNLDYQYTGSQMLVVPAKSASFESGAYDTVSVSTKYQATKELALKAGLNNLTNTKRDDVAQSIDHILMGRTVFVGFSYDL; encoded by the coding sequence ATGTCTTTTGTAAGAAACATCAATCGCCGTCACGCCATCTCTATCGGTGTCCTGGGCGGTCTGTTGCCGTTTGCGGCACTCGCTGACAACAGCGTGACGCTGCAAGACAGCATCGTCACCGCCACACAAACTGCGCACAGCGAGCTGAGTGTTCCCGCCAGCGCCTCGGTGATCACCCGCGCAGAACTGGACAAGATGCCGGTCTACGACCTAGCCGACGCGATTAAGCGTTTACCCGGTGTGCACATCAACACCTCCTCGGCCTATGGCCGCAAGGAGATCAAAATTCGCGGCATGGATTCGGACTACACCCTGCTGCTGGTTAACGGCCGCCGCATCAACTCGCGTGACGCCCTGACCTCCAACTACGCCAACGACTTCGATCTGTCGTCGATCCCGATGGCAGCGGTTGAGCGCATCGAAGTGATCCGCGGGCCAATGTCCTCGCTGTACGGCGCCGATGCCCTGGGCGGCGTGGTTAACATCATCCTGCGCCAGCCAACCAACGCCACCGAAGCAGGCGTGGCCTACAGCTACGAACACCCAACCGAGGGTGACAACGGTGACGTGCACCAGACCAGCGGTTACCTCAGCGGCGCACTGGTTGAGAACAAACTGCTCGGCAACCTGATCGTGCAATCCACTGATCAATCCGCTTGGCAAACCGACCAGCTCAGCCTCACGGGTACCGATGCCGTCGAGCAGCGTCAGGGTGACAACGTGCTGGGCTCGTTGAGCTGGTTGCTCGACGAGCAACAGAGCATCGACCTCGACGTTAGCCACCGCGAGGACGATCGCAAGGCCCGCTGGAACAACTTCGGCGCACTGGTCACCAACGTGCAAAACATGGATCGCACCACCTTCGGTGTAACCCACAACGGCAACTGGGACAGTTTCAACTCGCGCGTACGCTACTACTACGAAGACGTCGAGCTGAGCGACGATTCTGAAATCATGACCAAGCTGCGCGGCCGTGTCGGCAAAGTGGAACAAAACAATCACACCGTTGACGGCCAGGTTTCCACCACTCTCGGCAGCCACCTGCTGACCGCCGGCAGTGAACTACGCCGCACCACCCTGACCCACAACCAGAACCTTGGCAGCGAAACCGAAGTCGACCAGCAGGCCGTCTACCTGCAGGACGAGTTTTCCCTCGGCGCACTCGACGTCACCCTAGGCGGGCGTTGGGATGATCATGAGGTCTATGGTGGCAAGTTCAGCCCGCGCCTTTACGGCATCTACAACCTGACCGACAACTGGGTACTCAAGGGCGGCGCCGGTAAGGCGTTCAAGGCCCCGGATATCACCCAATCCGATGACACCTACAGCGTGTTGGCCTGCCGTGGCATGTGTCAGATCGTCGGCAACCCCGATCTCAAGCCGGAAACTTCGGTCAGCTACGAGCTGGGCACCCTGTATCAGAATGAGCGCCTCCAGGCCGGCATCATGTTCTTCAACAACGACATCGAAGACATGATTGTCAGCGACAGCTGGCGTGCCGGTTATCGCCCGAAAGTGATGACCTACACCAACGTCAGCGAAGCCCGTATTCAAGGCTATGAGCTGCAAGGCCGCTACGCCTTCACCGACACCCTTGCGGTACATGCCAACTACACCTACTCCGACGCCGAAGACCGTGACACTGGCGAGCAGCTGAACTACAGCCCACAGCACGTGGCCAATGCCGGTATCGACTGGCAGGCACTGCCAGCGCTCGGCTTTAACCTGGATTACCAGTACACCGGCAGCCAAATGCTGGTAGTTCCGGCCAAATCCGCCAGCTTCGAGTCCGGGGCGTATGACACCGTCAGCGTCAGCACCAAATACCAAGCCACCAAGGAACTGGCCCTCAAGGCCGGTCTGAACAACCTGACCAATACCAAGCGTGACGACGTTGCTCAGTCCATCGACCACATCCTGATGGGCCGCACCGTATTCGTTGGTTTCAGCTACGACCTGTAA
- a CDS encoding MFS transporter, with protein MDDVGHSKAAVHLAMLVNLLSIGSLMMVMPLGPDLVRHLGMQASHVGYISGGATLASAASMALAAPWLDRLKRKQALVVLLTLRFVLLMACALASSAEQLILLFVLSGLVAGPMGALLMASMLDIIPPAERGRKLAYIGMGFSLAAIVVVPLALELALRWSWQSPFIVFGGLGLALAVLCHFLLRVPVTTTRPAGSVLPLLTSPLCLAALAITAVQIFGHFLLVPHFSNYFQFNLHFPREQIGLLFLCGGLASLLAMRLGGSLLDRGQALSVIVLSSGCLALTTLLGFATPIGLSIYLVFVVFMAASAVRTNSSMTIASAIPPPHQRAAFMAFQGTVSNVAAGLGSLFSAVYLSTGADNQLRGFEQLSGFYVVAGLLTGVGMWLLLRGIQRRDAVSHRADITTTQAG; from the coding sequence ATGGATGATGTCGGACACTCAAAAGCAGCTGTGCACCTGGCAATGCTGGTGAACCTGCTTTCCATCGGCAGCTTGATGATGGTGATGCCCCTGGGTCCTGATCTGGTGCGCCATCTCGGGATGCAAGCCAGCCATGTGGGTTACATCAGCGGCGGCGCCACCCTCGCCTCTGCCGCAAGCATGGCCCTTGCTGCTCCCTGGCTGGATCGCCTGAAGCGTAAACAGGCATTGGTGGTACTCCTGACCCTGCGCTTCGTCCTGCTGATGGCATGCGCCCTGGCCAGCAGCGCCGAACAGTTGATTCTGTTGTTTGTGCTTTCCGGTCTGGTTGCCGGTCCCATGGGGGCCCTACTGATGGCGAGCATGCTCGACATCATCCCGCCGGCCGAGCGCGGGCGAAAGCTCGCCTATATCGGCATGGGGTTCTCCCTGGCGGCCATCGTGGTGGTGCCACTGGCGCTGGAGCTGGCCCTGCGCTGGAGCTGGCAAAGTCCCTTTATTGTCTTCGGCGGCCTGGGCCTTGCCCTGGCAGTGCTGTGTCACTTCCTGCTGCGCGTACCCGTGACCACAACGCGTCCCGCAGGCTCGGTGTTGCCGCTGCTGACTTCGCCGTTATGCCTGGCTGCACTGGCGATTACAGCCGTGCAGATCTTCGGACATTTCCTGCTGGTGCCGCACTTTTCCAACTACTTCCAGTTCAACCTGCACTTCCCGCGCGAACAAATCGGCCTGCTGTTTCTCTGTGGCGGCCTGGCCAGCCTGCTGGCCATGCGCCTGGGCGGCAGCTTGCTCGACCGCGGCCAGGCGCTGAGCGTGATTGTGCTCAGCAGCGGCTGCCTGGCGCTAACCACGCTACTGGGCTTCGCCACGCCAATTGGTTTGTCGATCTACCTGGTTTTCGTGGTGTTTATGGCCGCCAGCGCCGTGCGCACCAACAGCAGCATGACCATCGCTTCAGCGATTCCGCCACCGCATCAGCGCGCCGCCTTTATGGCGTTCCAAGGCACCGTCAGCAATGTCGCGGCCGGCCTTGGCAGCCTGTTCTCGGCGGTCTACCTGAGCACCGGGGCAGACAACCAACTGCGCGGTTTCGAACAACTGAGCGGCTTTTATGTCGTGGCCGGTTTACTCACGGGGGTGGGTATGTGGCTGCTGCTGCGCGGCATCCAGCGGCGCGATGCGGTCAGTCACCGCGCAGACATAACAACAACACAAGCGGGCTAG
- the fhuF gene encoding siderophore-iron reductase FhuF — protein MPVIAGPAPSMDSPAAGEMLPGLHSLFSEDLARYRNVFVRADDPREAISGPEFLQPGTLSTLMARFRPQFAAADQRGLASIWVNQYFNRLFPPVISAALLLNQRMPLRLEQLAVVVDDQGLPLAFKLPGGCEPLASPETPFERFAHLLDDNLQPLIQALCAHTGVSAKVLWSNAGNYFEAWLGQLKSRTQKPQLLVDGERLLASPRRPDGSRNSLYAPIRYVEIEHADGQVRPWRQRRLCCIRDLLPEVKLCPNCPRLKQPYAASDSQ, from the coding sequence GTGCCTGTAATCGCCGGCCCAGCGCCCTCGATGGATAGCCCTGCAGCGGGTGAAATGCTGCCTGGGCTTCACAGCTTGTTCAGTGAGGATCTGGCGCGTTACCGCAATGTTTTCGTGCGGGCGGATGACCCGCGTGAGGCCATCAGCGGCCCTGAATTTTTACAGCCGGGCACATTGAGTACGCTGATGGCGCGTTTTCGTCCGCAGTTCGCGGCGGCGGATCAGCGCGGTTTGGCTTCGATCTGGGTCAATCAGTACTTTAATCGGCTGTTTCCGCCGGTCATCAGTGCGGCGCTTCTATTGAATCAACGCATGCCGCTGCGGCTCGAACAGCTGGCCGTCGTCGTCGATGATCAAGGCTTGCCGCTGGCGTTCAAACTGCCGGGTGGTTGTGAGCCGCTGGCGTCGCCGGAAACGCCCTTCGAGCGCTTTGCTCATCTGCTGGATGACAACCTGCAGCCCTTGATTCAGGCACTCTGCGCGCATACCGGAGTTTCCGCGAAGGTGCTCTGGAGCAATGCCGGCAACTACTTCGAGGCCTGGCTCGGGCAGCTGAAAAGCCGTACTCAAAAGCCACAGCTGCTTGTCGATGGCGAGCGCTTGCTGGCCAGCCCACGGCGTCCGGATGGTTCGCGTAATTCGTTGTATGCGCCAATCCGCTACGTTGAGATCGAGCATGCCGACGGTCAGGTGCGGCCATGGCGGCAGCGTCGTTTGTGTTGCATCCGCGATTTATTGCCTGAAGTAAAACTGTGCCCCAACTGCCCACGGTTGAAGCAGCCTTATGCTGCAAGCGATTCGCAATAA